Proteins from a single region of Phyllopteryx taeniolatus isolate TA_2022b chromosome 10, UOR_Ptae_1.2, whole genome shotgun sequence:
- the rack1 gene encoding small ribosomal subunit protein RACK1 isoform X1, whose amino-acid sequence MTEQMTVRGTLKGHSGWVTQIATTPQYPDMILSASRDKSIIMWKLTRDETNYGIPQRSLKGHSHFVSDVVISSDGQFALSGAWDGTLRLWDLSSGCTTRQFVGHTKDVLSVAFSADNRQIVSGSRDKTIKLWNTLGVCKYTIQVDEGHSEWVSCVRFSPNSSNPIIVSCGWDKMVKVWNLANCKLKTNHIGHTGYLNTVTVSPDGSLCASGGKDGQAMLWDLNEGKHLYTLDSGATINALCFSPNRYWLCAATGPSIKIWDLEGKIIVDELRQEVISTNSKAEPPQCTSLAWSADGQTLFAGYTDNLIRVWQVTIGTR is encoded by the exons ATGACCGAGCAGATGACAGTGAGGGGGACCCTTAAGGGGCACAGTGGCTGGGTCACCCAAATCGCCACCACGCCTCAATATCCCGACATGATTCTGTCGGCGTCCCGAG ACAAGTCCATCATCATGTGGAAGCTGACCCGTGATGAAACCAACTATGGCATCCCCCAGCGCTCCTTGAAGGGCCACTCTCACTTTGTTAGCGATGTTGTCATCTCCTCCGATGGACAGTTTGCCCTGTCTGGAGCCTGGGACGGCACCCTCCGTCTGTGGGACCTCAGCTC TGGCTGTACCACCCGCCAGTTTGTTGGACACACCAAGGACGTCCTGAGCGTGGCGTTCTCTGCAGATAACCGCCAGATTGTTTCTGGCTCTCGGGACAAGACCATCAAGCTGTGGAACACACTAGGAGTCTGCAAGTACACCATCCAGGTG GACGAAGGTCATTCTGAGTGGGTGTCTTGCGTGCGCTTCTCCCCCAACAGCAGCAACCCCATTATTGTGTCTTGTGGCTGGGACAAGATGGTCAAG GTCTGGAACCTCGCCAACTGCAAGCTTAAGACAAACCACATCGGCCACACTGGTTACCTGAACACGGTGACCGTCTCTCCCGATGGCTCCCTGTGTGCATCTGGTGGAAAG GACGGTCAGGCCATGCTGTGGGACCTGAACGAGGGCAAGCACCTCTACACCCTCGATAGCGGTGCCACCATCAACGCCCTCTGCTTCAGCCCCAACCGTTACTGGCTCTGTGCTGCCACAGGCCCCAGTATCAAGATTTGG GATCTGGAGGGCAAGATTATTGTGGATGAGCTGAGACAGGAGGTGATCAGCACCAACAGCAAGGCCGAACCCCCACAGTGCACCTCTCTGGCCTGGTCTGCTGATGGACAG ACCCTGTTTGCTGGCTACACTGACAACCTGATCAGAGTGTGGCAGGTTACAATTGGAACCCGATAA
- the rack1 gene encoding small ribosomal subunit protein RACK1 isoform X2: protein MTEQMTVRGTLKGHSGWVTQIATTPQYPDMILSASRDKSIIMWKLTRDETNYGIPQRSLKGHSHFVSDVVISSDGQFALSGAWDGTLRLWDLSSGCTTRQFVGHTKDVLSVAFSADNRQIVSGSRDKTIKLWNTLGVCKYTIQDEGHSEWVSCVRFSPNSSNPIIVSCGWDKMVKVWNLANCKLKTNHIGHTGYLNTVTVSPDGSLCASGGKDGQAMLWDLNEGKHLYTLDSGATINALCFSPNRYWLCAATGPSIKIWDLEGKIIVDELRQEVISTNSKAEPPQCTSLAWSADGQTLFAGYTDNLIRVWQVTIGTR from the exons ATGACCGAGCAGATGACAGTGAGGGGGACCCTTAAGGGGCACAGTGGCTGGGTCACCCAAATCGCCACCACGCCTCAATATCCCGACATGATTCTGTCGGCGTCCCGAG ACAAGTCCATCATCATGTGGAAGCTGACCCGTGATGAAACCAACTATGGCATCCCCCAGCGCTCCTTGAAGGGCCACTCTCACTTTGTTAGCGATGTTGTCATCTCCTCCGATGGACAGTTTGCCCTGTCTGGAGCCTGGGACGGCACCCTCCGTCTGTGGGACCTCAGCTC TGGCTGTACCACCCGCCAGTTTGTTGGACACACCAAGGACGTCCTGAGCGTGGCGTTCTCTGCAGATAACCGCCAGATTGTTTCTGGCTCTCGGGACAAGACCATCAAGCTGTGGAACACACTAGGAGTCTGCAAGTACACCATCCAG GACGAAGGTCATTCTGAGTGGGTGTCTTGCGTGCGCTTCTCCCCCAACAGCAGCAACCCCATTATTGTGTCTTGTGGCTGGGACAAGATGGTCAAG GTCTGGAACCTCGCCAACTGCAAGCTTAAGACAAACCACATCGGCCACACTGGTTACCTGAACACGGTGACCGTCTCTCCCGATGGCTCCCTGTGTGCATCTGGTGGAAAG GACGGTCAGGCCATGCTGTGGGACCTGAACGAGGGCAAGCACCTCTACACCCTCGATAGCGGTGCCACCATCAACGCCCTCTGCTTCAGCCCCAACCGTTACTGGCTCTGTGCTGCCACAGGCCCCAGTATCAAGATTTGG GATCTGGAGGGCAAGATTATTGTGGATGAGCTGAGACAGGAGGTGATCAGCACCAACAGCAAGGCCGAACCCCCACAGTGCACCTCTCTGGCCTGGTCTGCTGATGGACAG ACCCTGTTTGCTGGCTACACTGACAACCTGATCAGAGTGTGGCAGGTTACAATTGGAACCCGATAA
- the LOC133484369 gene encoding nucleoside diphosphate kinase homolog 5-like, with protein sequence MDNASFPRIHVERTLALIKPDAIKKSEEIEDIILRKGFSILQKRKLQMTPEQCSDFYTEHYGKLNFPSLTAYMSSGPVIAFTLARDNAIAYWKSIIGPPKVTKTMECLRAKYGTSDLQNALHGSKSFHAAAREIKFMFPTTMIEPFPTKEETEEYLSRYVKQTLLHGLTELCKHKPLNPCVWLADWLIKNNPNGPQICDGVVE encoded by the exons ATGGACAACGCTTCGTTTCCCCGTATTCATGTGGAGAGAACCTTGGCGCTCATAAAGCCAGATGCAATTAAGAAAAGTGAGGAGATTGAGGACATCATTCTGAGAAAAGGCTTCTCTATTTTGCAG AAGAGGAAACTGCAGATGACTCCAGAACAGTGCAGTGACTTCTATACAGAACATTATGGAAAACTCAACTTTCCTAGCTTGACTGCCTACATGAGCTCTGGTCCAGTCATTGCCTTCACTCTGGCCCGGGACAATGCAATAGCCTACTGGAAATCCATCATTGGACCTCCTAAGGTCACAAAAACTATGGAATG CCTTCGAGCAAAATATGGCACGTCTGATCTTCAGAACGCTCTCCATGGCAGCAAGTCATTTCATGCTGCTGCCCGAGAAATCAAATTCATGTTCCCCACTA CTATGATTGAGCCGTTTCCCACAAAAGAAGAAACCGAAGAATACCTGAGTCGATACGTGAAACAAACATTGCTACATGGACTCACTGAGCTCTGTAAGCACAAACCACTCAACCCCTGT GTTTGGCTTGCTGACTGGCTCATCAAAAACAATCCAAACGGGCCTCAAATATGCGATGGAGTTGTAGAATAA